GTTTGACACCGGCCTTGCGGCCCGCCGGCTCGGTGGTCTTAATAACGGTCAGGCGCGGCGTGATATCGACGCCGCAATCTGCCGGTGTCCTGACAGTCAGGGGCTTTGCCTTGGCCTTCATGATATTCGGCAGGCTTGCATAGCGCGGCTCATTGAGGCGCAGATCGACCGTGATGACCGCTGGCAGCTTCACTTCGATGACCTGAAGGCCGCCATCGACCTCACGGGTGACTTTGGCTTTGTCGCCCTCGATGACAATCTCTGAGGCAAAGGTTGCCTGGGCCTGCCCCAGAAGCGCTGCCAGCATCTGGCCGGTTGCGTTCAGATCATTGTCGATCGCCTGCTTTCCGGCCAGAACCAGGCCGGGGGCTTCTTCTTTCACCACAGCGGCCAGCAGTTTCGCAACCGCCAGCGGCTCGACATCGGTATGCACATCCGAGGCCGCCTCGATCAGGATCGCGCGGTCTGCGCCCATCGCAAGTGCAGTCCTGAGCGTTTCCTGCGCCTGTTTGACGCCTATCGAAACCACTACGACCTCGGTCGCGATACCCTTTTCCTTCAGGCGGATCGCCTCTTCCACCGCGATCTCGTCAAAAGGGTTCATCGACATTTTGACATTCGCGAGATCGACACCCGATCCGTTCGCTTTCACGCGAACTTTCACATTGTAGTCAATCACCCGTTTGACAGGTACCAATACCTTCATGCCCTAACTCTCACTTTTTCCGTTATGGGGGGCTGTGCATCGCCCATTACGATTCAGATATGCGTGTAGACGTCGCCGCGACCAACGGGGCCTTCGATCAGAGAGATGATCTCGTCATAATCGACCGTTTCGCGCATTTCGGACTGGCCACGATATCCCAGCCTTTCATTCACCTCGGCATTCATGAAATAGGCTCCCGCGATAACACGGCTGATCAGCCCGAAATCCGTATCAGAGAGAGTAAGCAGCCCGTCGAGATCGA
This genomic window from Gemmobacter sp. 24YEA27 contains:
- a CDS encoding electron transfer flavoprotein subunit beta/FixA family protein; amino-acid sequence: MKVLVPVKRVIDYNVKVRVKANGSGVDLANVKMSMNPFDEIAVEEAIRLKEKGIATEVVVVSIGVKQAQETLRTALAMGADRAILIEAASDVHTDVEPLAVAKLLAAVVKEEAPGLVLAGKQAIDNDLNATGQMLAALLGQAQATFASEIVIEGDKAKVTREVDGGLQVIEVKLPAVITVDLRLNEPRYASLPNIMKAKAKPLTVRTPADCGVDITPRLTVIKTTEPAGRKAGVKLASVDELVAKLKDEEGVI